In Bradyrhizobium sp. 170, the DNA window AGGGCGGTGGCGACCGCGATCCTCGCCGGCGTCATCGCCCAGATCCTGGTGCAGCCGCCGGGCGCGCTGGCCGGCGTGCCGGACTGGCTGCGCTACAGCGCGGTTACGGCGGGCTTTGCGATCTTCATGCTGATGCGACGCTCGATCTTTGCCGGCGTGGTCTGCGGCGAGATCGTGTTGCTGGCCGGGAAATGGTGGCTCGGTTGATTGCAGGCGGCGGATAATCCGGTACTGTCCGGCACATAAGAAACGTCGAGGAAACACAATGAACTGGCTGAAATTATCGGCGCTGGTGGGCGCTCTCGTCTGCGCCGCGCCGCTGGCCCATGCGGCGGAATATCCGGTGCGGCCGATCAAGCTGATCGTGCCCTATGCCGCGGGCGGCCCGACCGACGTGCTTGGCCGCATGGTCGGCGATTATCTCAGCCGCGACCTGAAACAGCCGGTCGTGGTCGAGAACAAGGCCGGTGCGCAGGGCGCGATCGGCGCCGAAGCCGCGGCGCGTTCCGAGCCAGATGGTTACACGCTGTTCTTCACGGCGGCGTCGATCTTCGTGCTCAATCCGCTGCTCTACAAGAAGCTGCCCTACGATCCCACGCGCGACTTCCGACTGCTTGCGCTGGTCACCGATCTGCCTGTGGTGATGGAGGTCCATCCGTCCGTGCCGGCCAAGACGGTCGCGGAGTTCGTGGCCTACGCCAGGCAGAACCCGGGAAAACTCAATTTCGGATCGGCCGGCACCGGCGGCACCATTCATCTGGCCGGCGAGATGTTCAAGCAGATGGCCGGCGTCGACATGGTCCATGTCGCCTACAAGGGCGCAGGCCCGGCGCTGACCGATCTGCTGTCGGGCAACATCCAGTTGATGTTCGATACGCTCGGCACTGCGCTGCCGCCGGTCAAGGGTGGACTACTGCGGGCGCTGGCGGTCTCTTCGGCGCAACGCATCCCCGATCTGCCCGATGTTCCGACCATGGCCGAAAGCGGCTATCCGGACTATGGCGTCAGCGTCTGGTACGGGGTCTCCGCGCCGGCCAAGCTGCCCGACGACATCGCGCAGAAACTCACCGCCAGCCTGAACAAGGCGCTGAACGATGACACGTTCCGCGCTTCGCTCGACAAGGTCGGCTTCCCGCCGCTGCGGCCCAAAAGCCAGGCCGAGATCGACAAGTTCGTCGCCACCGATCGCGCGCGGTGGGCGGGCGTGATAAAAGCCCTCAACATCTCACTGGATTAGGATATCTGGATTAGGAAATGGTTCGAGAAAGCGAAGTCCGCGAGGGCGAAATCACCGTCGACATGCCGCCGGCCCGCGATGCCGGGCTGGTCTTTATCGGCCGCATCCGCACGCCCTGGAAATCGCGGCTCGAGACGCCGCGGCAGGGCCGCCAGGACGGCCCGGTCTGCCGCCTCGAGATTTTCGAGCCATGGGTGCCCGCGATCAAGGGCGTCGACTTCTATGAAAATCTCGAGGTGATCTACTGGCTGCACCAGTCGCGCCGCGATCTGGTGCTGCAGAGCCCGAAGAACAACCAGAAAACCCGCGGCACGTTCTCGCTGCGCTCGCCGGTGCGGCCGAACCCTATCGGTACCTCGATCGTGAAGTTCGTCAAGATCGAGGGCAACGTCATCCTGGTGCGCGGCCTCGACTGTCTCGACGAAACGCCGCTACTCGACGTGAAGCCAGACCGCTGCGAATTCACGCCGCTGGCGCCGCCGCAGCCCGGGGATTTCGAGACGGAGTAGTTACTCGTAGCCCGGATGGAGCGAAGCGAAATCCGGGGCCGGTGTTACAAACGTCGCATACTTTCCCGGATTACGCTTCGCTCCATCCGGGCTACGGAATCGCCATAGTGCCGCGACCAGTTTCGTCGCTGAGGGCGAATGGAGTGTTCGGCGTGGCCAGAAAGGTGTTTCAAGACTTCGCCCATGTCTTGTGCCAGCGCTTTATTGAAGTGCCATCAAATAAGGACCTCGTAAATTTGGTCCTCCTTGGCGGTGGGACACTTGTGTTGGACATCGTGACGCGAAAGGCGACCTGCAATCGCTATCCCATAGAGCCGTTGCCATACGCTGCAGATGCGCGGGGCTGGCTTGATTCACAAATGACAAAGCAGAATATTCCAATCGAAGAACTGGTGGGTGCGTCGCTCGTCGTTGAATATGTCGTAAGTCTTAGCCGAAAGCCGGAGAATCCGGCTTTTCCAATTGCTAAATTTGACTTTGCTTGCACCGGCTCGATTTCGTCACCGGATCGCCTGTACACGTCTGCCCTGAAGGCGGAAAAGGTGTGGGGATTGTATACGGTTTCGTGAGCACTTGTGGCTAAGGCGCGTAGCCCGGATGGAGCGAAGCGCAATCCGGGAATTTGCGTGATGTTGGCAACACGAGTCCCGGATTACGCTTCGCTCCATCCGGGCTACGTGATCTATCCCAGCGCTGCGGCCAGCTTGGTCGCGTTGTCTTCCAGCACTTTCACATCTTCCTTGCGGCTCGCGGGCGGCAGCAGGGCGACGCCTTCATGGCGCGGCATCACGTGCATGTGCAGGTGGAACACGACTTGCCCGCCGGCTGGCTCGTTGAACTGCTGCACGGTGATCCCATCGGCCTTGAAGGCTTTCATGGCGGCGGCGGCGATCTTGTGGGCGGCGCGCGCGACATGGGCGTACTCGTCGGGAGTGATGTCGAGGATGTTGCGGGCGGCGGCCTTCGGGATCACCAGCGTATGGCCCGGCGAACGCGGCATGATGTCGAGGAACGCCAGCACGTGATCGTCCTCATAGACCTTGTGGCAGGGAAACTCGCCGCGCAGGATTTTTGCGAAGGGGTTGTTGGTGTCATAGGCGGGCATGGTTTTTCCCTCGAGGTTTGATCTCAATCTCACGTCGTCTACTGAACAGGTCAAGCCTCGTCGGCCGCCTTGCGGAACGGACCGGCCTCGGTCAGTTCGCGTCCGGCCGCCGCCACGTAGGCGCGCTCGCGCTTCAGATAGTCGGCAATCGCCCGGCGCAGGTCGGGATCGGCGATGAAGTGCGCGGAATAGGTGGTTTGCGGGAGATAGCCGCGCGCCAGCTTGTGCTCGCCCTGCGCGCCGGCTTCCACGATCCTGAGGCCGCGCTGGATCGCGAAATCGATCGCCTGATAGTAGCAGACCTCGAAATGCAGGAAGGGGTGATGCTCGACGGCGCCCCAGTTACGGCCGAACAGCGTGTCCGAGCCGATGAAGTTGATGGCGCCCGCGATCCAGCGGCCGTTGCGTTTGGCCATCACCAGCAGCACGTCGCGGCTCATGTTCTCGCCGATCAGCGAGAAGAACTTTCGGGTGAGGTAGGGCCGGCCCCATTTGCGCGAGCCGGTCTCCATGTAGAACGCGAAGAATGCATCCCACGCGTCCTCGGTGATGTCACTGCCGGTCAGATGGTGGATCGTGATCCCGGCGGCAGTGGCCTCGCGCCGTTCGCGCTTGATCGCCTTGCGGTGACGCGAGTTCAGCGACGTGAGGAAATCGTCGAAAGTCCCGTAGCCTTCATTGCGCCAGTGAAATTGCTGGTCGTTGCGCAGCAGGAAGCCGTGCGCCCCCAAAAACTTCGCTTCCGTCTCTGGGGCGAAGGTTACATGCACGGAGGAAGCATTGGTCGCGTTGCAGAGCGCCATCAGTCCGCTCGCCAGCGCGGTTCCGATCCGCTCGCGATCGACGCCGTCGCGGATCAACAGCCGTGGGCCGGTGGCGGGCGTAAACGGCACCGAGGCCTGCAGTTTCGGATAATAGCGCCCGCCGGCGCGCTCATAGGCGTCGGCCCAGCCGCGGTCAAAGACATATTCGCCTTGCGAGTGCGATTTCAGATAGCAGGGCACAATGCCGGCGATCTCGCCATCGAGCCTTGCCAGGAGATGCCGCGGCCCCCAGCCGGTGCGGGCGCAGGCCGAGCCGGAGGCTTCGGCGGCTGCGAAAAATGCGTGGGAAACGAAGGGGTTATAGGCGGGCTTGCAAGGATCGCTTTGAGACCCGCTGGCAGTCAGCGTGTCGAGATTTTCGAGACTGTCCGGATTAGGCTTCGGATTGGCGCAGGCGTCCCAATCCGCAGCCTTGATGTCGCTGGCGGAGGGGACGGCTTCGAGGGTGATTTCGGATGACGCCATCTAGAAATTCGGACCGGTCCCATCGTGCGATCAGCCATCGCGCATGGTGGCCAACGCTTCAAAGATCGTGCATCGGGCGGGCGAGTTCAAGGTGGGCGGCTGCGCATCAGGTTCCCGGCAGGAACCCCTCGAAGATCATCTGGTCGGCGTTGCGCGCGGCGCGGGCGCGCTGCTCCGGCGTGCGCACGGTCCAGGCAAGCAGCGGCAGCCCAAAAATGTTGCGGGCGATCCAGGGGGCGGCTGCCGGCAGTTCATCCACCCAATAGGCGACGAAATGCGGTTGCGTGCGAAAGGCGTGGCGCAGATGCGTCATGCCGCGGCGCTGTTCGGCTGACGCTTCCGGCCACTCTTCGGCGGTATATTCGCGCTCCGCCACGATGCCGCGCGCGCGTCCGGGGATCAGTTCGCGCAACGCCACCACCTGGTCCGGATCAAAGGACATGCCGACGGCGGGACCGGAATAGGAGCCAAGCACCTCCGCCATCCGTTTCACCAGCCGGCGGTCGCCATCGAAATGGCTTTTCACCTCGATCACCAGCGGCACGCGGCCGGCGACAAGCGAGCAGAGATCGCCGAGCGTCATCATCCGCTCCGGCGTGTTCTTGAATTGGACTGCCTTCAGTTCGGCCGCGGTCTTGCCGAGCAACGCGCCAGAACCCTCGGTGAGGCGGCCGAGCGCGTTGTCATGATGCACCATCGCCTCGCCATCCAAGGAAAGCTGGATGTCGCATTCGATGGCGAAATTGCCGTCGACGGCGGCCTGTGCGGCCGCCGGCATGTTTTCGACGATGCCACGCGAAATGTCATGTAGGCCGCGATGGGCGACCGGCCGCGCCGTCAGCCAGCCCGGAGCACGCATCGGAATGGCTCCGCTCAGGACACCTCGAAGATGGCGTCGACCTCGACGGCGGCATCCGAGGGCAGGGAGGCGACGCCGACGGTGGTGCGGGCATGCCGGCCCTTGTCGCCGAAGGCGGTGACCATCAGGTCGGAGGTGCCGTTGAGCACCTTGGGCCCGTCGAGGAAATCAGGCGCGGAATTGATGAAGCCGCCGAGCCTGACCACGCGGACCACCTTGTCGAGATCGCCGAGCGCAGCCTTGACCTGCGCAAGCAGGTTGACGCCACAGCCCTGTGCGGCGGCATAGCCCTGTTCGATGGTGACGCCGGCGCCTAACTTGCCCTTGGCGATCAGCTTGCCTTCCGCATTGGCGCACACCTGGCCGGAGACGAACAGCAAATTGCCGGTACGCACGAAGCCGACGTAATTCGCCATCGGGGTGCGCGGCTCGTTCAGCACGATGCCTTGCGCCGCCAGCTTCTGTTCGACCGTACCCGCCATGTTTTTCTTCCCCGATTGGTGTGACTTTCCTGACCCGAGATCAGGCGTGCATTGTTTCGCGCATCGCGCCGCCGGTTGCAAGCGACGGCAGATCGGCGGCGCGAGGCTGCGGCCAGCGTAAATCGCCCCGCAAAATTGCCGAAAAGCAAGGCTTCCCGGCGTCAAATTCCTGCGTTCCTCAGGCGCCGCCCTAGTTGCGACGCAATGGAGCCATCACTAATGTAACCGAATCTCCCTCGAGGAAAAAACTGGACATGGCTAGCTCGCTCCCGATTCCGGTCCGCGCTTTGGTGTTCTCGGCTGCCGCCACCCTGATATCCGGCTTCGCAAGCGGACCGGCGCTGGCGGCTGCCGGCGGGCCGTTTCTCGCCCATCAGGCGCTGTACGAATTGAAGCTCGTCAAGTCGCGCGGGACCAACGCGATATCAGGAGCGCGCGGGCGCATCCTCTACAATTTCTCGGGCAGCGCCTGCGAGGGCTACACGTCCGAATTTCGCCAGGTGTCCGAACTCGACAGCGGCGAGGGCAAGCTGACGCTGAGCGATCTGCGCTCGCATTCCTGGGAAGATGCCGCGGGCAAGAGCTACCGCTTCAAGATCGATACGCGGATGAACGATGCCGATTCCGCCCCGATCGATGGCATGGCGGAGCGGGTGGGCGACCGCATCACGGTCAAGCTGAAACAGCCGGTTGCGAAGACGTTTGAGCTCGACGGCAAGACCGTGTTCCCGACCGAGCAGATCCAGCACATCATCGCCGCCGCG includes these proteins:
- a CDS encoding AzlD domain-containing protein, which codes for MSEFFGSPQALLVLVLAGFLPNEVWRMAGLWFGAGVDEGSEVLVWVRAVATAILAGVIAQILVQPPGALAGVPDWLRYSAVTAGFAIFMLMRRSIFAGVVCGEIVLLAGKWWLG
- a CDS encoding tripartite tricarboxylate transporter substrate binding protein is translated as MNWLKLSALVGALVCAAPLAHAAEYPVRPIKLIVPYAAGGPTDVLGRMVGDYLSRDLKQPVVVENKAGAQGAIGAEAAARSEPDGYTLFFTAASIFVLNPLLYKKLPYDPTRDFRLLALVTDLPVVMEVHPSVPAKTVAEFVAYARQNPGKLNFGSAGTGGTIHLAGEMFKQMAGVDMVHVAYKGAGPALTDLLSGNIQLMFDTLGTALPPVKGGLLRALAVSSAQRIPDLPDVPTMAESGYPDYGVSVWYGVSAPAKLPDDIAQKLTASLNKALNDDTFRASLDKVGFPPLRPKSQAEIDKFVATDRARWAGVIKALNISLD
- the tsaA gene encoding tRNA (N6-threonylcarbamoyladenosine(37)-N6)-methyltransferase TrmO → MVRESEVREGEITVDMPPARDAGLVFIGRIRTPWKSRLETPRQGRQDGPVCRLEIFEPWVPAIKGVDFYENLEVIYWLHQSRRDLVLQSPKNNQKTRGTFSLRSPVRPNPIGTSIVKFVKIEGNVILVRGLDCLDETPLLDVKPDRCEFTPLAPPQPGDFETE
- a CDS encoding HIT domain-containing protein, with the translated sequence MPAYDTNNPFAKILRGEFPCHKVYEDDHVLAFLDIMPRSPGHTLVIPKAAARNILDITPDEYAHVARAAHKIAAAAMKAFKADGITVQQFNEPAGGQVVFHLHMHVMPRHEGVALLPPASRKEDVKVLEDNATKLAAALG
- a CDS encoding GNAT family N-acetyltransferase, encoding MASSEITLEAVPSASDIKAADWDACANPKPNPDSLENLDTLTASGSQSDPCKPAYNPFVSHAFFAAAEASGSACARTGWGPRHLLARLDGEIAGIVPCYLKSHSQGEYVFDRGWADAYERAGGRYYPKLQASVPFTPATGPRLLIRDGVDRERIGTALASGLMALCNATNASSVHVTFAPETEAKFLGAHGFLLRNDQQFHWRNEGYGTFDDFLTSLNSRHRKAIKRERREATAAGITIHHLTGSDITEDAWDAFFAFYMETGSRKWGRPYLTRKFFSLIGENMSRDVLLVMAKRNGRWIAGAINFIGSDTLFGRNWGAVEHHPFLHFEVCYYQAIDFAIQRGLRIVEAGAQGEHKLARGYLPQTTYSAHFIADPDLRRAIADYLKRERAYVAAAGRELTEAGPFRKAADEA
- a CDS encoding glycerophosphodiester phosphodiesterase, translating into MRAPGWLTARPVAHRGLHDISRGIVENMPAAAQAAVDGNFAIECDIQLSLDGEAMVHHDNALGRLTEGSGALLGKTAAELKAVQFKNTPERMMTLGDLCSLVAGRVPLVIEVKSHFDGDRRLVKRMAEVLGSYSGPAVGMSFDPDQVVALRELIPGRARGIVAEREYTAEEWPEASAEQRRGMTHLRHAFRTQPHFVAYWVDELPAAAPWIARNIFGLPLLAWTVRTPEQRARAARNADQMIFEGFLPGT
- a CDS encoding RidA family protein is translated as MAGTVEQKLAAQGIVLNEPRTPMANYVGFVRTGNLLFVSGQVCANAEGKLIAKGKLGAGVTIEQGYAAAQGCGVNLLAQVKAALGDLDKVVRVVRLGGFINSAPDFLDGPKVLNGTSDLMVTAFGDKGRHARTTVGVASLPSDAAVEVDAIFEVS
- a CDS encoding cell envelope integrity EipB family protein: MASSLPIPVRALVFSAAATLISGFASGPALAAAGGPFLAHQALYELKLVKSRGTNAISGARGRILYNFSGSACEGYTSEFRQVSELDSGEGKLTLSDLRSHSWEDAAGKSYRFKIDTRMNDADSAPIDGMAERVGDRITVKLKQPVAKTFELDGKTVFPTEQIQHIIAAARAGKSVLELMVYDGSDNGEKVYNTLSVIGQPIPGTRSIASPDPSTANDQMKTLTRWPVTVSYYDRDAKTKEGEQTPVYAMSFELFENGVSRALVLDYNDFVIAGAMGRFDVRDSKPCK